CGCGGTTCTAGTAAAATCGATCAACTTGACAAGGACGACTCCAAGTAAACTCACGGATAGGGTATAAACGCAAGCGACATTCAACTGCAGTTGCGTGCATGTGTGTGGACGTGCAATTACAGTTGTGCATGACCAGGCGGGTGTGCAAGTGTAGTTGTGTGGGGCGTGGGAAAACACAAAGTAAAAATAGGAAACATAAATCAatcaataaaagaaaaagaaaaatccacACAAATCATCTTATAAAATCAAATGATGTTGGATTAGATAAGACTTTGTTGATTGTGATCCGGATGAATATTAGTAGCAAATCCAGAATTTCAAATACAAAATTGATCAAACTTTACAAATTTCAACTTAAGATAAATGTAATTTGGGATGTGAAAGCAAAAAACATAGGGAATAACCGCTAGAGTTTGAATCATCATCGGAACTTATCCGACACATGCAATGAATTATTACAACCGCGACTCAATGGTGACTTGCACGCTAGGAGAAGGGAGATAGAGATAGATACAAATCATATAACTATCAACCTGCTAACAACTATATCCCTTTTTTTTGTGATGCTAACAACTCTATACACGAAGGGACAGACGCTTCCACCAAAGTTTACAAGTATTGCGTAGATGTACatagcaaaaaaaaagagagaaaaaaaatacaTGTACATGCATACCATGTCTGCATGATTGGTGGCAAGCTGTCTGAGGAGTCATTTTCTATAAAACTATGACGCGCACCCTGATTTTGTTGTGAAGAATGGCTTCTGACTTTTGCCGCTTGGGAAGCTGAGCTGGGACAGCTGTTCGTACAAAGTAGAATAAAAGTAGTGTCTGCTGTCTAGTGGTATGGTGCGAACTAGTACTCCAAGAGCATGCTATGATAGAGAACCCTCGTCGACAAGGAAAGAAGAAGATCACGTGTACACACAAAGCATATGCCAAATTGGTGTTTTGAAATGGATCAACTTGACGAGCGGATGGCGGCCGTCGGGTTACCAGAAATCATGTCGACTCCAGTTCAGGTAAAGTCAcggaccggtgaaaaaccaaatcGGCTTGTGCTAAACAATCAGATGCCATTCGGTGGCGGCTACAGCGTAAACAGTAGCTGGCCGGCGGTCTCTGTCACCGACAATACATGCGTGCTCGCGGACGAGCGAGGAGGGGGCCTTTTCTGCCTTGTCCGAAGCGCTCGCCGGCGTCTTGCCGTGAATTTACCTATTGTCCTGCTCTGGTAGGTACATCACAGCCCGTCTCGCCAATCCCGGTCTCTTCATCCTCTCTTCTAATCTATTAATATATGATACACATGCGTGTGAGTATTCTAGAAAAGAACAGCCCGTCACGGCGGCCGGGAACTTGGCTTTCTAAATAGGACTGGTGGTTTGAGATTGTACAACGCCCGAGTAGGAAATTATTATCTCACCGACCAGGCATGGCGTTGCTGTTCTTTTTAGATCGAGTTAGTTGGAGGGCAGCAAAGGTGAGAAAATAATATTATGATCGTTGGTTGATGGACTATACAAACTAGATGATACCCTGCGTGTTGAAAATTTCGATTGATGACTTATCAttgattgcaaatttttgttgatAGCTTACCAAGATGATCGGTTGATAACATATGACTTGTTATATTTGACTAGTACTTCTTTTCCTTCTCAATATCCTACCTCTGGGCGCTCATTTCTGTTGCTCTTGGAGGCAAACTGTTCCTGCATTTTGCTCTTTCCAAAGTAAGGATTGAAAATGTTACCCCTAGATATAGGAAATAACTATGATATTAATGTATGTCTTAGTGAATGACCATATATCTGGATTTTCACACAAGATAATATCCATTAATAAGTGTGCAGTAGAAAACAAGAGCGGTTTTTATTCACAACATACCCTGTAGGTTGGTTTACTTCCACTGCAGAGACATCATCAACCTCCATTTCGCCGCTGACCTCGAGTGTTTTTGTAGCATGCGATTGAAATTCATTAAATTTGTCACTTAGATATGCTACGCAATATGCACGGATTTTGGTGGAAATCTCTATGGACTTTGAAGAAGCAAGCCTTGCATTGTCCAACAAAGACTGAGTCTCCTTGGTGATACCCTACAGATCATTGGTTTTGCAGTTGAtgtaaacaaaaaaaaacaaaataaattgaAAAAACCCTTTACATATGTACAGTACAGTTCTCATTGGAGAAAGGAAGGCATACACGTACCAGAAGGAGCGCGTCAAGATGGATAGACCAATCCCCTTCGAACATTGCAAGTTCCAGGGCACACTCCCGAATTTCATAGCATGTGGTGTACTCTTCATAGGGAACAGAGGACCCCTGCCTCAGCCACTCAATCATCAACTCAGCCTCCTTCATAATACACTTGAAGCGATCCATCCATTATTTTAGCAAATAGTTGACAAAAAGAAACTCGTGAGGCTCTTTCATCTATGACAATCAATTTGTTAAAGTTGAACAGTGAAAAAATGAATGAATACTAAATGGCCACTTGTTAATTCCGATTCTTAGAGATAGCTACATACAGCAGCAGCATAGGTGGCAAAAGGGCGTCTTGATTCACTTCCTGCATCGTCCACAATGTCAGACATGCATTTCTGGACGCAATTGCTCCAAGACTCATCAAAAGATATGGCTTTGGCCCTCTTAATCTTCCACTCAGAGCACAGGTCTTTCTCCTTCTCTAAACACTTTAAAAGAAGGGAACAGTGGTTACATGTGCAATTAGGGAAGAATAAGAAtgttaaaaaattcaaataaaataataatactccaaGGTGTATGTTGTATTGAATTTAAAAGAACCCTTGAGGGGTTTTGTCTAAGTGTACCCTTAAATTTGTCTTGGGTTTGTTGTTGCTGTAAAGCTGCCATTGAGATGAAAGTATGTAGGACCTCATGAACGGAACAAGGTCAAAAGAGTACATAGGGTTGCATATACTTGTGAAAACAATGACATGTACATATCCCCtggtaattactccctccgtcccataatataagaacgtttttgacactggtgtagtgccaaaaacgttcttatattatgggacagagggagtaattgaCTATTATCTACTGTTTGTACCAGTGACATGATTTATCCAAACTGAACTGCTCTGACAGTTTTATAAATTCGTTGGGTTCCTTTGTAAATTCATGACAAGACACAAATGAGAAGATGCAGCTTTAAGTGTAGCTCTACAAAATGTCTTGAAATTTAGTAAAGTATGGAACCTCCATTCAATTAATGAGGAAAACTCTGCGCTTGTATTGCACAGCAGAAGATGTAAGAATATATTGCAGAGCCATTATACCCTTCGCAGTAGTTTATTTCAACAACAGGAATTGCATACGGATTTCGAGAGAACACAAGCCCGGttgaggcaggcaggcaggcagtgACTTTAATTACCTTCAAGGCAGCGTCGGCAGCTGCTTTGCTGTTATAATGATCAGAAGCAGCACCACTATTCAAGTTGTAAAACTGCTCCAGGTAGGACTCGTACATGGGCAAGTCAGATGGATCCTCTAAAACCAAATCATAAGGAAGTAGCCTGTCCCATCCCCACAGTTCCTCGAACACAACTGATGTAGCCAAAGAGCCATCCGGCCGTTGaggaaccaagagatttgaagatgATAGGAGGAAATAAAAGTAAATTAGAGGACAACTCAACCAAACGGATCCGAGTTTAATATAAGCTATAAATCAATTACCAGGGAATTTGAGAATTTTAACCGGCGGAATCCCCTCTATATCAATCCAGCCACGAAATTCCTCCCATCCGGATGCTTCCAAAGGGGCATCGACACTCTTGCAGCGGACGGCGCCGCCGGAGATGTAGGTGCAACCTTCCTCGTCTGTGATGGCAAGGTGGCCCAAACGGCTGGCCTCGATTTGGACCCCAAGCTCCTTCGACATTGCCGTAGATTAGAACTTGCTCTTGGTTTAGGGTTTGGTGGTTGCGGCGCTGCGTGTGCGGGGTTtttttgggtggggggaggatGAGGAACGCTCGCGACTAAAAACCCTTCGTCGCTCGCTCGGCTCCCGCGAGCCGACGGGCGACTCTGCGCCGCCCCTTCCTCCGCccccctcccttcctccctcccccCACGCCGCCGCCAGAGGGCGCGACCGGGCAAAGCCCGGCCGGCGCCGCCGGCGGCGGGAGTCCTTCCTCATCCCTCGGCTGGTGGTGGCGCGGGACACGGCCGCTAGGTGGAGGCGCCATGTTGGTGCGGGGCATGGCGGCGCGTGGCTGCAGCGGTGGCGCATGTGCGTGTTGGCGGCACGGCGGCGGGGTTGTGCGTGCTCTGCCTGCCCCTTCGGTCGGGTCTGCTAGGGTTCGCCCTCCTCAGATCTGACGTGGCGGCTACCATGGTGGCGCGATGCGGCCTCCCTTCCGTTGGTGCGTGCGTGTCTCCTGGTGGTGGCGGGCTGCGGGGGTGGTGCCCGATCTGGTGGTCTTGCTTCAGCTCGTGTTGCGGGATGACCTAGATCTGGCGGCCAC
This sequence is a window from Triticum aestivum cultivar Chinese Spring unplaced genomic scaffold, IWGSC CS RefSeq v2.1 scaffold35883, whole genome shotgun sequence. Protein-coding genes within it:
- the LOC123176467 gene encoding uncharacterized protein; protein product: MSKELGVQIEASRLGHLAITDEEGCTYISGGAVRCKSVDAPLEASGWEEFRGWIDIEGIPPVKILKFPVVFEELWGWDRLLPYDLVLEDPSDLPMYESYLEQFYNLNSGAASDHYNSKAAADAALKCLEKEKDLCSEWKIKRAKAISFDESWSNCVQKCMSDIVDDAGSESRRPFATYAAAVCSYL